The proteins below are encoded in one region of Hypanus sabinus isolate sHypSab1 unplaced genomic scaffold, sHypSab1.hap1 scaffold_1759, whole genome shotgun sequence:
- the LOC132387341 gene encoding NACHT, LRR and PYD domains-containing protein 3-like: MVIAVSFAIILPVQSLESEDLKFEKQKLISPVLTMGQCAGRRGLPVPSTSGKDTGCDHSHRSNTAQGLIKVLSELKDKWRDTEPRHQCPDPECWCEVSDIVYSLIQGKLLPGCSVLVTTRPTALQLLEKADIRVWAEILGFAGEQWKEYFMKHFDDQTVAAAVFKHVKENEILYTMSYNPSYCWILALALGPFFTQRDRDPQQIPKTITQLYSYYIYSILKNHSREIENPRDVLLRVGQMAFRGVSDKRTVFTDGDFNNYNLQPSQNLSGFLMELLGREDSAQCVVYTFPHLTIQEFTAAVAQFLTIHPEDILKFLTEAHNTTDGRFEVFLRFVAGLSSPLTARGLEEFLGPFPHETTCRVMDWVKEEVKRQSENTSSEAGKRRLLNTFHYLFESQNRELTQTALGSVEELSFSEMTLIPVDCAVLSHVVRLCDTIKRLDLSYCHILCEGIQQLGPWLHKFQVLSLERNDLGDSGVKLVSAALGNPECKIQTLNLNHVELTDSGAEDLASALSTNRSLIELDLGWNPLTDQSVPALRRLILTHPSLEQIMLAVNNFSGTGENELESLQESRPGLRLYL, translated from the exons atGGTTATTGCCGTCAGTTTTGCCATAATACTGCCAGTCCAgtcattggagagtgaagatttgaaGTTCG AGAAACAAAAGCTGATCTCACCTGTCCTCACAATGGGTCAATGCGCGGGCAGGCGAGGACTTCCAGTGCCTTCAACATCGGGAAAGGACACGG gttGTGATCACTCCCATCGATCAAACACCGCTCAAGGTTTAATCAAGGTTCTCAgtgagctgaaag ACAAATGGAGAGATACAGAACCCAggcaccagtgcccagatcctgagtgctggtgtgaagtgtctgacattgtgtacagtttaatccagggcaagctgctcccagggtgttcggtGCTGGTGACCACACGCCCCACTGCGTTACAGTTATTGGAAAAGGCAGATATCAGGGTCTGGgcagaaatcctgggatttgctgGTGAGCaatggaaggaatatttcatgaaGCATTTTGATGATCAGACGGTGGcggcagctgttttcaaacacgtgaaggagaacgagatcctgtacaccatgagctacaacccctcctactgctggatcctcgcacTTGCACTCGGccctttcttcacacaaagagacaGGGACCCACAGCaaattcccaagaccatcacccaactgtattcctactatatttacagcatcctgaaaaaccacagccgtgagattgagaacccccgtgatgtgttactcagggttggtcagatggccttcagaggagtgtccgataAGAGAactgtgtttacagatggagatttcaacaactacaatctgcagccttcccagaaCCTGtctgggttcctgatggagcttttggggagagaggattctgcccagtgcgtggtgtacacattcccacacctcaccatccaagagtttacagctgcagtcgcacaattcctgactaTACATCCCgaggatatcctgaaattcctcactgaagcccataatacgacagatgggcgattcgaggtatttctccgttttgttgctggtctctcctccccattgACAGCTCGGggtctggaggagtttctgggtccatttcctcatgaaacaacctgtcgggtgatggactgggtgaaggaggaggttaaacgccagagtgaAAACACAtcgagtgaagctggtaaaaggaggctcctgaacacatttcactacctgtttgagtctcagaatcgtgaacTGACTCAGaccgcactgggatctgtggaagaACTTTCATTCAGTGAAATGACACTGATCCCagttgactgcgcggtcctgtctcatgttgtcagactctgtgatacaataaaacgtCTCGACCTGTCGTACTGCCACATTTTGTGTGAGGGAATCCAGCAGCTGGGACCCTGGCTGCACAAGTTCCAGGTATTGAG TCTTGAGCGGAAtgacctgggagattcaggagtgaaactggtgtctgcggctcttgggaacccggagtgtaaaatacagacactgaa TCTGAACCATGTCGAACTTACAGATTCTGGTGctgaggatctcgcctccgctctcagtacaaaccgatcACTGATAGAGCTGGACCTGGGATGGAACCCGCTCACAGACCAGTCTGTCCCTGCTCTCCGCCGGCTCATACTGACCCACCCGAGTCTGGAGCAGatcat GCTGGCGGTGAATAATTTCAGTGGGACTGGGGAGAATGAACTGGAGTCTCTACAGGAGTCTAGACCCGGACTGAGACTGTACCTGTAA